GACAGGCCGGTACGCAGTGCGGACTGCCCGGTAATGAAGGTCGAGCGCCCGGCGGTGCAGCTGTTCTCCGCGTAGTAGTCGGTGAACATCATGCCTTCATGGGCAATCCGGTCGATGTTGGGGGTTTTGTAGCCAACCACGCCCATGGAGTAGGCACTGATATTGGTCTGGCCGATGTCGTCGCCGAAGATTACAAGGATGTTGGGCTTATCGGCGGCCCCGGCTGTCGCCGAGAACGCCATAACCGAAGCCGCCAGCAAGGCCGCCTTCGGTATCCACTTGCGTATGCCAGTCATAGGACTTGCTCCATTACCGGTGAGTCGCAGTCTGCGACCAATTTTTAGCGAGTTCCTGCTACCACTTCGATTATTGCCGCGCTCGAATACACCGATATCCAGATGCCTTTCGACGCAACTCGGCAACCACATCGACGATAGCTTAGTTATTGGATATTGCTAAAACTGGCCAGAATGGCCTGTTGATGGCAGCTATTGAGCTGCTAGGCGGCAGCGGCGTGATGTCCCCGGATTCGAAGACGCTTTCAAAGGACCGCTTCTGGCCGATATCTGCCGGATGTGAACGCATTTATCCGGAGTGCGTAGTCAGTTGAGAGGGGCTGGTGGTACAGAACTGGTACGGAGTGAATGAGGTGTTGCTGTAAGCCTTTGTTTTAAAGACTTTTGGCGTTAATCGTTCCAATCCATCACTGAAAAAGCTGTGGGTTTTGGATAGTGACCGGTAGCAATCGACTGTGGGTTCAGCTGGGGCTAGAGACGCCGTAGAAATGATCTGACAATTGATTTCGTAGCTTCACTTGTGTCTAGGTCTTGAAACGTACTCAAGGAATGCCAAATGCACTCAATAATCTCGTTTTGAGGTGCGGCGCTTTCGGTATCTGGAACAGAGGCCTCAAAAACATGGTGGCGAGTGCTGCCTGCGTCGAACTCAAAAATGTAGAGGAGCTGATCAACATTTAGCCCGGTTTCTTCTTGGAGTTCTCGGGCGGCAGCTCCAGCGATAGCCTCGCCAGCCTCCACCTTGCCACCAGGCAAAGACCACTTTGATTTCAGTTTGCGAACGAACAAGATCTCCCGATCTCTCTCGCATATGACTGTAGCTCTGACTTTCATCTTCTGGTCCGAAACGCTTGTCATTGAATTGTAATGAAAATGCCATTTTCAGGGCACGTTTCTCGACGAGTGCAAACTTAGAGCCAACTTAACCCGAAAAAGTGCCAGGTTGCTTTACCAATCGGTGATTTTGATGTGGCTTGGGTCACCGACCGCTTCTGGTCGTTTTTTGCCAGATGTGAACGCTGCGCACGGTCAGTTGAGAGGGCTTGGTGGTACAGAGGTGGTACAGGGCAATAGAGATTCTGCTGTAAGCCTTTGTTTTAAAGGCTCTTGTCGTTAATCCTTCCAATCCATCATCGGCGCGACACTGAATCTCCTACTTATAACATCTTGTTTATTAACGATTTTTTGCAAAATTAAATGTCCATGAAATTCACGTGTGCAGTTCATAGGTGCACACGAGGTGCACATACGGGGCATATGGTAGGTATTATACAGGTGCGTCAGTCAGCACACCGGGTGTGCTTTTTTGGCAATCAAAGACAGGCCGCTGGTGCAGGTGTTGGCGATGTGGAAGGGGGGGGTGGGAATTTGAATTTTTTTTTTGAATTTCCCCTCTGCGCCGGTCGCACAGACTTCCGGAAAATCCCAAATCGCGAACCTACCTACGCGTGACTGTTGAGGAATTGGAATGGCTACCTTCACCAAATTACCAAGCGGCAAATGGCGTGCCCAGGTACGAAAAGCTGGGATCTACAAGGGGGCGACGTTTTCTACGAAGGTGGAAGCAAAAAAACTGGGCCGCCTCGATAGAACACCATGCCAATCATGTCGCGGTTAGCGGTTACGCACCACCTCCGAAGGGGGCGACGCTCGCTGATCTAATTGAAAAATACACACTAACAGCAGCTGGTGAGGCTGGAAAAACCAAAAAGGCCACACTCAAGATGCTAAGTGCAAGACTTGGGCATGTGAAGCTTTCGATGCTCAGTGCTGCCGTTCTACGGGACTTTATAGACAAACGAGAGGCTGATGGTGCCGGTGGGGTAACAATTGCCGCTGATCTTTCGTTTCTCTCGGCGGTATTGAAGTGGGCGCGCCATTCGCGACGGTTGGATGTTCATGATCGTCTTGCCCTGGAAGCTAGAGAAAGCCTAAAGCATCGTGGGATGAATACACGCAGTGCTGAACGAGAGCGTGAGCCAACTGATCAAGAACTGAAAGCACTGTACGCCTACTGGGATGAAAACCTACGTCAAAAAATCGATATGGCCACATTAGTTCGATTTGGCTTAGCGACCGGTATGCGGTTGGGAGAAATTTGCCGGATCAAGGTTGATGATGTTGATCGAGAGAAGCATACGGTCGTCATTCGAGATAGAAAGGATCCAAGGCTAAAAAAGGGAAACGATCAGACGGTTCCTTTGTTTCCACCAGCGTGGGAGATCATTAGCCCATTGATCGCTGGCCGTGAAGATGGGCAAATCTTTTCAGTGAAGGCTAGCTCTGCAAGCACAGCCTTCACGAGAGCTTGCCAACATCTGAATATTCATGGCCTCCGTTTTCACGATTTAAGGCATAAGGCCACAGCTGATTTTTTCCGATCTGGTTTAGATATACCCCATGTGGCACTACTGACCGGTCATAAAACCTGGGCGATGCTGAGGCGTTATACATCTATCAAGGCTGCTGATGTACATAGTGCGTTTGAGCGTGTTCATAGCGAATGATCAGGAGGGGGGAGTATTCGATTTTTTTCGTAATTTCACCCCTCTTAACGCTCAGCAGCTAATTCTATAGTTACCCCATCTTCCAAAGTTAGAAATAAGGTGGAGTATTCAATGATAGAGGCTGCATTCAACAACGAAGAAAAGCGGGAAAACATTGCCAGGGCACTCGGTTTCCTAACGGCTTCTGAACTCGCTATTCTTGCAGGGGTGAAGGAGTCAACCTTAGAGGCATGGCGGAAGAGAAGTGAAGGGCCCACTTATGTTCGCCTTGGCAATGAACCTCTCTATCCTCTAGAGGGCGTCAGAGATTTTTTGGTGGGAAGGATAAAGGTAAATGGGAGGCGTCACATTGTCGACGCTTTATGACGCAGGTTGCTGACATAGTACCCATTGGAGGCGGATGGGGTGTGAAAAGTAGCCTCACCTCTAAGTGTGTGCAACCTCTGCGAAGCAAAAGCCGCTCCTGCAACTGTCGTCTCCCACTTATCCTCTGGGGATACTTGTTAGCTTCTAGAGGCAAGTAAAGCGCCAAACAAAAAACAGAAGACGCGGAGAGTATATTGGCTACCTTCCGCGCGAAATGCTATCACAGTCAGTAAACCTGCCTCAACTCCTTTCTCTCTAAAGCGTTAAGCAGGTCGACTTCATTCCAGTTTATGAACCAAAAATTTTCAGTTGCATTATTGAAAAAGTCTTCAACTTGCTGTTTGGATGGCTTTGGAGTACTGCAGGTCTGATAGAAACGGTGAATCCACTTTGTCCGCTTTTTTCGATCAATGTATGGGCAGGAAACTGAGTCAAGAAATAAACAAGCTTGTTCTGCATCTGTCTGGATCGAGTCAAGATTCGCAAGACGGCGCTCTATGCTTGAAATGACATCGGATTGTATTGATGAGTATTCAGCTCTATTTTTTATATAGAACATGCATGTGACCAAGTCATAATATGAGTCTTTGCCTTGAAAGATTTTTGAAACCAATTCGGGTGGTAATAGATACCCATCACCCATGTCGCTAATTGCGAGGATGACGTTTAGGGCTTCAAGAAATATAAAGTTCTCTACATCTGATTCTACTGCCCCCAAATCTCCCTCAAGTAACTCAACCGCAAGCTCGTATGTTCTCTGTTTTACTGTGTTCTCATAAGGGCCTAAATGCATTTCGGAGAATCTGCAAAGCAAAATTACTGACGCGCACAATTTGTAGGATGCGCTAACGGATGGAGCGACGGAGTAGAAGAAAAAAATAAGCTCAAGAAATACAATTACTGCATCACGATATTTGTCTATTTCTCCTTCTTCCTGATCTATGGTGTCTATGTTGATTAGTCTTTTGACACGCTCAAAGAAAGCGGAAATTAAGTAAGAGGATACTTCGTCATATCCGACCTCGTTTGTCGAGCAAGTGGCCTTGATCGAGTCAATGAAACTGTGCACAAGTCGGTTTACTCGATGTATCTCTTTTGGAATGAATACGGAATTTCCATTTTTGCTTTCTAGAAATTTATCTGTAAACTCATTTACTTTTAAGTTTACCTCTCTGACTACTTTGGATTTTGCAGTGAAAAAGGGTCTTGAATAGGTGGAGGATTTTGATGAGTTTACATGGAGGTTGTAAGAGTTTAGGCAGTCTGCATATACTTCGTATACTTTTCGAGCGATTTTTTCTTCTTTAGCAAAAATAAAAACATCATCTACATATCTTTTAATCGAGTAGTGAACGCCAAGCTCGTAACGATATAAGTCGCCTGCGAGTCGTGTTTGTACCATTTGGTCAATGTCTTGAAATATAATTTCTGCAAAAATACGACTTATTTCTGGCCCGATTACAATTCCATTTGTTTCATTGTAGTTTGCTTTTTGCATTAATGCGTCAAAAGCTGAACCAAAAGTTGAGAGTCCAATTTTGGCTTTGACATACTGTTTTTCTTTGGTGGCCCAAGCCAATGAGTGCGTGTATATGCTATCGAAGCATTTAGATACATCAAGCGTTTTGAGTGAGGCAAAGTCTTTCTCTAAGGAAATGAATTCATTGGAGTTAAAGAATTTATAAAGTCGGTCGTGTCCTCGGTAAGAAAAAAACGAGGAGCTATGCTTGTGTCTTTTGTCTGAGCCGGTTTCCTCTACAGCGCCGCGTTTGTACTTGGAGACGTTTTCCCAGGAGTTTTTATAATAAAATACACTGGCTGTTCTTTGAGGGGCTCTTATGGAGTAGTTGCTTATTGAGCAGTAGTGGCAAATTAAAGATTCGTAAGTCTCATAGAATGTTCTCATTTCCCACTGTGAGATTGGATGAATTACAGACAGTCGTCTGTAGTCTAAAAGATTCTTTCTGATTTTGTACTGGTAAGGGATTGTGAAAAACTTTCTGCGTCCTTTTGCGAGTACAAGCCTTTGAAAAAGTTCGCTCAAGACCGAGTTTTTATCTGGTAGCGTTTTGCATATGGAATAAAAACCATCGTTTGAAAAAATCAGCGGTGTTTCGTAGGGGACGGTTTCAGTTACTAGGACTCTATTGTAGTCATTCTTTTTTATTGGTTTTGCATTTGAATTAAGCATAAGTCCAGCACTCCTGAATAAGCTTTAAGTTGTTGCGGGAGAAATACATAAAGGTTTTCTCGCGAAAGCCACGGCTAAAGCTAAATCTCAAGAGGCGACGTCGTTGTGCAACGGTGGTTTTACAAAAAAAATCATCGAATACTGTGCCGTATCCAGAAAGTATTGCTTTACGTATGTAGTTATCTAGTTTTATCAGTGCTTCTGATTTTTCTAAATCTATACGGTGGTAGTTGTAGTAAATGCCAGCGAGGCGTTTCCTTTCTCGATCTGCATCAAGAACGCTGAAGTTTGAGGTTAGAAATTTTAAGCGTGTCTCCAATAAATCGAAATCTCTAACCTTGCAATAGCTGATCATGGAGCGGGTTATTCTTGTTTTTATTTTGTTTACTTTGCTGCCTGCAATGTCTAAATGAACATCTCGGAATTGCGAACGCTCAGTTTTTATGGGTTCGCGTACTGTTAATTGATATCCAAGGAACTCAAAAGTCAGAACATCATTAGGTGCGGGGGAGGTGTGTTTAAAAGGTTTTATATCTTGAGTGGCGTGACAAATTATTGTTTTTTTATCGTTTAGCAGTAATCCCTTTGGGAGCAATTTTGAGACAGTATTTGTAAATTTTGATTCGTCTTCATTTCCACTCGAGATGATTATTATGTCATCTACATATCTTGAGTAAAAAAATACGCCGGGTTGATTGCGAATATCTTTGTCAAACTGAAGCATCATTACTTCTGATAGTGTTGCGCTTAAGGCGAGTCCGCGCGGCACCCCTAGACCACCACTGCTTTTATGGTGGGTCAGTAGGTCTTTAACCATTTTTTTGGTTGTTGGGCTTAATTTGCTGATTTTAGATATTGTGGAAATGACATCTTCGACTTGGAATGACTCATAAAAACTTTTAACGTCAAGTCGATATACTCGATATGATACGCCTTCGGATAAGATATTTTTTATGTTGGCTACTATCGAGTCGCGACTTGCATTTGGTAGTTTTGTGTTTCGTTGAATGTTCTTGTTGATTTTTCTAAGTATCAGTTCGTCGCTAAAATTTTTTATTCTATAGATGGTTTTCTTTTTAACCTTGGTGGTTAGTAGAAAGCCATAACCCTCAAATCCTAACCGTGCTCTTTCGAGGGCGTCAGCTATAATTTGCATTTTTATGGTTGGATTTCTTAGCCTAGGGGTCGTAAGAAAGTCACTTTTTCTAAGCGTTCGAGATATAGAAACTTGGTTGAAAGATTGATCGAACATGTTCTTTCCTTAGATTTTTGTCAGTCGACCCATTCGGTGTAGCGTAACATCCTCATCCTGAGCCG
This genomic interval from Pseudomonas putida contains the following:
- a CDS encoding NUDIX hydrolase, which codes for MKVRATVICERDREILFVRKLKSKWSLPGGKVEAGEAIAGAAARELQEETGLNVDQLLYIFEFDAGSTRHHVFEASVPDTESAAPQNEIIECIWHSLSTFQDLDTSEATKSIVRSFLRRL
- the drt3b gene encoding antiviral reverse transcriptase Drt3b; translated protein: MLNSNAKPIKKNDYNRVLVTETVPYETPLIFSNDGFYSICKTLPDKNSVLSELFQRLVLAKGRRKFFTIPYQYKIRKNLLDYRRLSVIHPISQWEMRTFYETYESLICHYCSISNYSIRAPQRTASVFYYKNSWENVSKYKRGAVEETGSDKRHKHSSSFFSYRGHDRLYKFFNSNEFISLEKDFASLKTLDVSKCFDSIYTHSLAWATKEKQYVKAKIGLSTFGSAFDALMQKANYNETNGIVIGPEISRIFAEIIFQDIDQMVQTRLAGDLYRYELGVHYSIKRYVDDVFIFAKEEKIARKVYEVYADCLNSYNLHVNSSKSSTYSRPFFTAKSKVVREVNLKVNEFTDKFLESKNGNSVFIPKEIHRVNRLVHSFIDSIKATCSTNEVGYDEVSSYLISAFFERVKRLINIDTIDQEEGEIDKYRDAVIVFLELIFFFYSVAPSVSASYKLCASVILLCRFSEMHLGPYENTVKQRTYELAVELLEGDLGAVESDVENFIFLEALNVILAISDMGDGYLLPPELVSKIFQGKDSYYDLVTCMFYIKNRAEYSSIQSDVISSIERRLANLDSIQTDAEQACLFLDSVSCPYIDRKKRTKWIHRFYQTCSTPKPSKQQVEDFFNNATENFWFINWNEVDLLNALERKELRQVY
- the drt3a gene encoding antiviral reverse transcriptase Drt3a: MFDQSFNQVSISRTLRKSDFLTTPRLRNPTIKMQIIADALERARLGFEGYGFLLTTKVKKKTIYRIKNFSDELILRKINKNIQRNTKLPNASRDSIVANIKNILSEGVSYRVYRLDVKSFYESFQVEDVISTISKISKLSPTTKKMVKDLLTHHKSSGGLGVPRGLALSATLSEVMMLQFDKDIRNQPGVFFYSRYVDDIIIISSGNEDESKFTNTVSKLLPKGLLLNDKKTIICHATQDIKPFKHTSPAPNDVLTFEFLGYQLTVREPIKTERSQFRDVHLDIAGSKVNKIKTRITRSMISYCKVRDFDLLETRLKFLTSNFSVLDADRERKRLAGIYYNYHRIDLEKSEALIKLDNYIRKAILSGYGTVFDDFFCKTTVAQRRRLLRFSFSRGFREKTFMYFSRNNLKLIQECWTYA
- a CDS encoding tyrosine-type recombinase/integrase produces the protein MTVEELEWLPSPNYQAANGVPRYEKLGSTRGRRFLRRWKQKNWAASIEHHANHVAVSGYAPPPKGATLADLIEKYTLTAAGEAGKTKKATLKMLSARLGHVKLSMLSAAVLRDFIDKREADGAGGVTIAADLSFLSAVLKWARHSRRLDVHDRLALEARESLKHRGMNTRSAEREREPTDQELKALYAYWDENLRQKIDMATLVRFGLATGMRLGEICRIKVDDVDREKHTVVIRDRKDPRLKKGNDQTVPLFPPAWEIISPLIAGREDGQIFSVKASSASTAFTRACQHLNIHGLRFHDLRHKATADFFRSGLDIPHVALLTGHKTWAMLRRYTSIKAADVHSAFERVHSE